From the Parcubacteria group bacterium genome, the window CAACCGTGACACAAATTTCTGCCACGGCGTGATAAGGGGGTTTTTGGCAAGCAATTTCTCCATATCCTCTTCGGACAGGTAACTTGCCACAATTTCCCCATCAGGCAACTTCAACTGATATCCGATGTCAGAAAGCATCTTCTTGCGAAAAGCCTCCCACTTCGGATCACCGTCGACGACAGCAATCTCTTGCACATCATCAGTGGTCATCACAACCCCGAAACCTTCAATACGCTTTTTCCACGTATCGTTGATCACAGGAATTGTCTTGCCAAGTTGCTTCATGAGCTCGATCCGATATTTTGGTTCTTTTTCGAATTTCGCCCAATCATAGGTTTGCTCATCTACGATCGTGTACTCGTACCCAGGTACGGCACCGATCGGAGACGCCAGCCACACGCCACCATCCTTATTGGTAACTGCAAAAGCGTATTCACCGCGTAACATATCATCCTTGTCACCAAGGCCAACACACTGCGCAGGGATCATCGCCCACGGATTTTTGTCACCAAATGCCTGACTCGGCACAGAATAACAAAATCCCTTGACCATCGGTGCATTTTCATCTTTCAATGACACACCGACGAATGGGAATACACCCGAGAATGACTTATCCATCTCGACAAGAAATCGCGATGGTACAACACCGGTAAAATTAAAAATTTTACCACCGGCTTTTTCCAGCTGGTCGGGATGCATTACCGTCATCCCTTGCTCTGGTTGTGTAAGTGCAAAATTTGGCATTTGACTAGCACAGCCAGTCAAAAACAAAAACCCTAAACAAATAGAAATCACTGTGATATTTTTCATGATCCTTCTCCTTTTATGTAGATTTATAAAATTTTTAAATTAACACGAACCATTGTGACCTGTGTAGATCACGCATAAATACACAATTTTTTCTGTATTTATGCGCCATATCTCTACAGATTGTTAACCGTTTATTTTATCACAAAATCAAGAAAAAGTCAATAGCTGTGGCAAAAAGAAAAAACCGGGGTAATCCTATTAAGAATTACACCCGGCTCGTGATCACTGACACTGCTACCTACTTATACAGGTTGGCTGGCACGCTGTAGAGCGGTCCCCTGTTGACTGTGAGATGGTGCCCACTTGGTCCACCATCTTCCGATCCATCTTGCCGGAAAGTGTATCCCCGACTTTTCAGCCAGCCAATGGCTGATTCATGGGACGGCAGGTCTCTTGCGCAGTCCAGGTGGATCATCCATCCATCTACGTTGGCGAGAGTCTTGACCTTGTATCCGGAACCTTTCTTAATGATTTCGAATGCGTAGTCATAGTCCTGCGCCCATCCGTCTGCGCGGAACCTTTCACCACACGACAGATTTTCCGTGAATGTGACGTCGGCATTCCTGCTATTTCTTGCAGGCGCCGGTGAGGCACACGCAGAAACGATCAATACCGTCAACATCATAAAAAAGAACCCTGTAACTTTTGTCTTCATGACATTCTCTCCTTGTTTGTATTTTTTTAATATCATGCCATCATGCGATAGCACAAAAAAAATTGGTCTGTCATACTTTAATAGCATAACAGACCATTATACACCTTTTTAGAGTCCTTGTCAAGGGGCTCTGGGAAGGCTTTTCTTGAAAACCAGTGACTCACTGCTTTTGGGCACTGTACTCACTGGCACCGTTGATGTCGGCGATCCGCTGATGATAAAGAGAGAAATCGTATCATAACTCCCTCGATGATCAGTGAATGGCTCTTGTGTACCTGGCTCAAACACTTGTTTGTAACTTTCGCCAGGATATGTCAACTCTGGTAATTTTGCCAAAATAGTGGTTTCGTTACCATAATTGTGCATACAACTACCATCCGGCCATGCGCGAGGATAAAAAACCCCTCCACTCACACGACCACGCTTAGCTTTGTACTGAATGCCCTTTGATTTTGTCGGGCGATACTGCACTTCGATAGCATCAGCGCCATTTGGTTGCAACGCCATGATCGCATCTGGTACACGTCCGCTGAACTCACCTTCATCACACGTCGCCACAATTGCAGCGGATGCAGGATGTTTCACAGCAGGCGTCGGTGGTGGTGCAACGGAAACTGTTGTAGTAACCAGTGGCTGTAAAGCCTCACCCCATACACGCTTGAATTGACTGCCCTGTGTCGGACAAACATCAAGCAGGGTTAATCCTGATTGAGGATTTTTGAGATAATTCTGCAATTTGCGCAGAAGCTTATCACTGATATCAATATTTTCCTTGCCACCAGGTCCGGTAATGATCACCGTTCGACCTGTTCCCGATACTCGCACAATTTCCGTGCCGATCGTGAACGATCGAGTAAGTTTTGCGGCAACATCACCGCGTTGCTTTTCTGCAACAATTGTGACTGTTCTCGCCGCATACGCCGATCTGGCCATGCCAACTAACAGCACACAAAACAACATTACAATACATACACGCCACGTTTTCATACCCAACCTCCCCTATTTAAATTTGGTATTTTCCATACCTTTTTTTTCAAGAACAACCTTTGAAGTCAGACCTCTTCCGACTCTGCATGTGGCGCAACTATTTTGCGCCACACAGCAGAATTGTGATCTTTTGAACACTTTTCTACGGATAGACAAGTGTATCACAGATCACGGGTGCATGCAATCTCTTATGCGTTTCTGGCACGAAAATCACTGATCCGCTTGTGTAATTCATCCATTTCCGGATCAAATTCGATCGTAGCCTCACTGTTTTGAAAGTGTTCCAAAACAACATCCTTTTCTTCATCTTCCTCCTGAACATAAGGAATCGTAGCTATCGGTTCATATACCTCTTCCCGTACTTCATTCACATAATTATTTGTTTTTTTGCCGCCAAATCGTACTGCGGGGAAAAAGTACACGATCACCATCGCGATCATCAAGCCGCCGATTGCACCGGCAATCGTGTTTGGCGCGATGCGTGGCACTGTCGGTCGCAGGGGTGTGTTTGGTCCGTCGATCAGACGCACTTCCACACGCTCGCCACCACCGTGATACGCCTCACTGTTTGTCGTCAGAACATATGCGATCGCCTTGGCTGTTTCTTCTGCCGTTTTGCGCGACCCATCATATACACTAATCTTGAGGATGCCGGTATTATTCACTTTCTTTACATCAATGAATTTTTCCCATTCTTTTTGACGTTGTTCCGGATCGCGGGAAAATGTACGTCGCGCTTCAAACGGCGCGTCTTGCACGCTGTTGAAAAACGATGTGGTATAGATCGCCTGTGCAAAGATATTGCTCAAAAATTCCGCAGATTTGGTCGCGCTGAACGCGTCAACCTTTTCATCGGCTTGTTTTTGGACAACGATCATTTGTATATCGCTCTGGAATTTTGCCGGAAGCAAAGCGGATATGATAAATGCACCAAGTCCAAAGATAATCGTAAATACACAGATCATCTGCCACCGCTCCAGTATATTTTTTATTGTTGTGTGATTCATATGCGTTTATTAATTACTTTTAATGGAAAAATCTTTACCGATATAACTGCCGAAACCTTTTTGCGATTCCCAGAGTGATGTACAGCTTTTTGCCACATACTTCTGGAACGTCAGACGGATCTTTGGCGATTTCTTGCGCATTTCGAGATATTTGGTCTTTGCGACATAATCCTGAAATGCATAGAAAAATGCGATCATAAATCCATAGCGTCCATCCAGAAACCCCAATCGCAACACAAACATATACACAAATCTGATCAGTGGTGTAAACGGGATAAATGTCCATAGATCTTTGACCACTGCTTTTGCATAATACGGATTGGTCATAAACATCGCCAATGAGATCTTTGTCATACCGTTTTCATACACGCGAATCATATAATTTGCCTGCCATGAAGAATATCGGTTGAATTTCTCAAAAAATTGATCCAATGATCGATCGCTGTAATGCAAGATATCTCCTGCGATATTTTTCATACGATCTTTTGCAAGAATGATATGTGCATGCACATTGCGATCCTCATAACGACATTCCTTGCGGAAAAGTCGA encodes:
- a CDS encoding glycosyltransferase family 2 protein, giving the protein MAQKLQKKITVIIPTFNVEDLIAQAIRSVTWADEVLVVDSFSTDRTVEIAKDLGARVLQHEYVYSAKQKNWAIPQATHEWVLLLDSDEVVTDQLQKTIQAMLTSEEIEKFDGFGIARKHYFLGKFLRWGGRYPLYNIRLFRKECRYEDRNVHAHIILAKDRMKNIAGDILHYSDRSLDQFFEKFNRYSSWQANYMIRVYENGMTKISLAMFMTNPYYAKAVVKDLWTFIPFTPLIRFVYMFVLRLGFLDGRYGFMIAFFYAFQDYVAKTKYLEMRKKSPKIRLTFQKYVAKSCTSLWESQKGFGSYIGKDFSIKSN